From one Comamonas piscis genomic stretch:
- the galE gene encoding UDP-glucose 4-epimerase GalE: MILVTGGAGYVGSHICIALAEAGMPFLILDNFSNARRSVITRLGKILGFAPPCIDADVRDVAVLEQLFDEQHFDAVIHSAFLTASADAAREPLRYYDNNVSGTVGLLRAMQTAGLRNLVVSSSSIVYGDPAPVPVREDAALSVCTPYGQTALMVEQVLSSLDEASPKRWRMALLRSFNAVGCHDSGLIAEDPPRMSSHVAPYLAQVAAGKRDGLRIYGGDYPTPDGTPVRDYLHVMDLARAYVATLQYLRGHAGLSRFNIGSGQPTSVLGLVRAFEHANGRAVPFRIGARRPGDAAHCWADISQARTQLGWQPKLGLDRMMEDVWRWQIGVGRSVH, encoded by the coding sequence GTGATACTCGTGACTGGTGGAGCCGGCTATGTTGGCTCTCATATCTGCATTGCCTTGGCGGAAGCCGGCATGCCGTTCCTGATTCTGGATAACTTCAGCAATGCAAGGCGTTCGGTCATCACAAGGCTGGGCAAAATCCTGGGCTTTGCGCCGCCCTGCATCGATGCCGATGTGCGCGATGTTGCGGTGCTGGAGCAGCTGTTCGACGAGCAGCATTTCGATGCCGTGATCCACAGCGCTTTTCTGACCGCTTCTGCCGATGCCGCGCGCGAGCCGCTGCGCTACTACGACAACAATGTCTCGGGCACCGTGGGCCTGCTGCGTGCCATGCAGACCGCCGGTTTGCGCAATCTGGTGGTTTCGTCCTCCTCCATCGTCTATGGCGATCCGGCGCCGGTGCCGGTACGTGAAGACGCTGCCTTGTCTGTCTGCACGCCTTACGGCCAGACCGCGCTGATGGTGGAGCAGGTGCTCAGCAGTCTGGATGAGGCCTCGCCCAAGCGCTGGCGCATGGCCTTGCTCCGCAGCTTCAATGCCGTGGGCTGCCATGACAGCGGCCTTATTGCCGAAGACCCGCCGCGCATGTCCTCCCATGTCGCTCCCTATCTGGCCCAAGTAGCTGCTGGCAAGCGCGATGGCCTGCGTATTTACGGTGGCGACTACCCCACGCCTGATGGAACTCCCGTGCGCGACTACCTGCATGTGATGGACCTGGCCCGCGCCTATGTGGCGACCCTACAGTACCTACGGGGGCATGCCGGCCTGTCTCGCTTCAATATTGGCTCGGGCCAGCCCACCTCGGTGCTGGGACTGGTTCGTGCGTTTGAGCATGCCAATGGCCGTGCCGTGCCTTTCCGCATTGGTGCGCGGCGCCCAGGTGATGCCGCCCACTGCTGGGCCGATATCTCGCAAGCCCGCACGCAGCTGGGATGGCAGCCCAAGCTGGGCCTGGATCGCATGATGGAAGATGTCTGGCGCTGGCAGATCGGCGTAGGGCGCAGCGTGCACTGA
- the hisA gene encoding 1-(5-phosphoribosyl)-5-[(5-phosphoribosylamino)methylideneamino]imidazole-4-carboxamide isomerase, whose amino-acid sequence MLLIPAIDLKDGHCVRLKQGDMDQSTTFGEDPVAVARRWFDAGARRLHLVDLNGAFAGQPKNLSVIKAILKEFGDELPVQLGGGIRDLDTIEKYIDAGMQYVIIGTAAVKDPGFLQNACTAFAGHIIVGLDAKDGMVATDGWSKITQHSVIDTAKRFEDWGVESIIYTDIGRDGMLTGINIEATVKLAQAIKIPVIASGGLSGMADIEALCQVESEGVEGVICGRAIYSGDLDFAAAQARADALNEGR is encoded by the coding sequence ATGCTGCTCATTCCTGCGATTGACCTCAAGGACGGTCACTGCGTGCGCCTCAAACAAGGCGATATGGACCAATCCACCACCTTTGGTGAAGACCCGGTTGCGGTCGCGCGCCGCTGGTTCGATGCGGGCGCCCGCCGCCTGCATCTGGTGGACCTCAACGGCGCCTTTGCCGGCCAGCCCAAGAACCTGTCGGTCATCAAAGCCATCCTGAAAGAGTTTGGCGACGAGCTGCCGGTGCAACTGGGTGGCGGTATCCGCGATCTGGACACCATCGAGAAATACATCGATGCCGGCATGCAGTACGTCATCATCGGCACCGCTGCGGTCAAGGACCCGGGCTTTCTGCAGAACGCCTGTACCGCGTTTGCCGGCCACATCATCGTGGGCCTGGATGCCAAGGACGGCATGGTGGCCACTGACGGCTGGAGCAAGATCACCCAGCATTCCGTCATCGATACCGCCAAGCGTTTTGAAGACTGGGGCGTCGAATCCATCATCTACACCGATATCGGCCGCGATGGCATGCTGACCGGCATCAACATCGAGGCCACCGTCAAGCTGGCCCAGGCGATCAAGATCCCGGTGATCGCATCGGGCGGCCTGTCGGGCATGGCCGATATCGAGGCGCTGTGCCAGGTTGAATCCGAGGGGGTGGAAGGGGTTATCTGCGGACGCGCCATCTACAGCGGTGACCTGGACTTTGCAGCAGCGCAGGCACGCGCAGACGCTTTGAACGAAGGCCGCTGA